In one Streptomyces marincola genomic region, the following are encoded:
- a CDS encoding ScbR family autoregulator-binding transcription factor, with the protein MATQQRALRTRRRVIEAAAAVFDAHGYASASITDILHTAGVTKGALYFHFDSKEALARSVVAERRRSVIVTDTGLHTQTVIDFTHGVARSFPTDTLLRAGVRLTVERGMLGEADPQGMYHWWTELCRTHLALAGERGELRPDADPDDLACMVVGSFIGVQLLSAVLSDRADLVERLTGWWQVVLPGMVGEPVLPRLRPDGSRDVIERVNRPARAGSRQEAAR; encoded by the coding sequence TTGGCCACCCAGCAGCGGGCGCTGCGCACCCGGCGTCGTGTGATCGAGGCCGCCGCCGCCGTCTTCGACGCACACGGGTACGCCTCGGCCAGCATCACGGACATCCTCCACACCGCCGGCGTCACCAAGGGCGCCCTGTACTTCCACTTCGACTCCAAGGAAGCGCTCGCCCGCAGCGTCGTGGCCGAGCGGCGCCGCTCCGTGATCGTCACCGACACGGGCCTGCACACCCAGACCGTCATCGACTTCACGCACGGCGTGGCCCGTTCGTTCCCGACCGACACGCTGCTGCGGGCCGGTGTGCGGCTGACCGTCGAGCGGGGCATGCTCGGCGAGGCCGACCCGCAGGGCATGTACCACTGGTGGACGGAGCTGTGCCGCACCCACCTCGCGCTCGCGGGCGAGCGCGGGGAGCTGCGGCCGGACGCCGACCCGGACGACCTGGCCTGCATGGTCGTCGGCTCGTTCATCGGGGTGCAGTTGCTGTCCGCGGTGCTCAGCGACCGCGCCGACCTCGTGGAACGGCTCACCGGCTGGTGGCAGGTCGTGCTGCCGGGCATGGTGGGGGAGCCCGTGCTGCCGAGGCTGCGCCCCGACGGCAGCCGCGACGTGATCGAGCGGGTCAACCGGCCCGCGCGGGCCGGGAGTCGGCAGGAGGCGGCGCGCTGA